Proteins from one Chitinophagales bacterium genomic window:
- the obgE gene encoding GTPase ObgE: protein MESNFIDYVKIFCRSGKGGGGSMHFRREKFVPQGGPDGGNGGRGGHVIVRANPQLWTLLHLKYRKHVHAEDGMNGAGGNCTGSDGKDQILEVPLGTVCKNAETEEVLFEITEKNQEIILMKGGRGGLGNTFFKTATNQAPTHAQPGETGEEDWIIFELKVLADVGLVGFPNAGKSTLLSVVSAAKPEIANYPFTTLVPQLGMVSFKENLSFCMADIPGIIEGAAEGRGLGHRFLRHIERNAALLFMISAESEDVKKEYNILLKELKKYNPELLDKKRLLAITKCDLVDDEIEGWIRKELPKSLDVIFISSLTMRNIEKLKEKLWKVIAG, encoded by the coding sequence TTGGAAAGTAACTTCATTGATTACGTAAAAATATTTTGTCGCTCAGGAAAGGGCGGTGGCGGTAGTATGCATTTTCGCAGAGAAAAATTTGTACCTCAAGGTGGCCCTGATGGAGGCAATGGCGGTAGAGGCGGACATGTTATCGTGCGAGCAAATCCCCAACTTTGGACTTTACTACATTTAAAATATCGAAAACATGTCCATGCAGAAGATGGAATGAATGGTGCAGGTGGCAACTGCACAGGCTCTGATGGGAAAGATCAAATATTGGAGGTACCGCTGGGTACGGTTTGTAAAAATGCAGAGACAGAAGAAGTCTTGTTTGAAATTACAGAAAAAAATCAGGAGATTATCTTGATGAAAGGCGGTCGTGGTGGCTTGGGGAATACTTTTTTTAAAACAGCCACCAATCAAGCTCCTACGCATGCTCAGCCTGGAGAGACTGGAGAAGAAGATTGGATTATTTTCGAGTTAAAAGTATTGGCGGATGTAGGTTTAGTTGGCTTTCCCAATGCCGGAAAATCTACCCTGCTCTCGGTTGTTTCTGCTGCCAAGCCAGAAATAGCAAATTATCCTTTTACCACCTTGGTTCCTCAACTCGGTATGGTCAGCTTCAAAGAAAATCTTTCCTTTTGTATGGCTGATATACCCGGAATTATCGAAGGTGCTGCCGAGGGGCGAGGGCTTGGACATCGTTTCCTGCGTCATATCGAGCGCAATGCTGCTCTCCTCTTTATGATATCAGCCGAATCTGAGGACGTGAAAAAAGAGTATAATATATTATTGAAAGAATTGAAAAAATACAATCCTGAATTATTAGATAAAAAGAGACTTTTAGCAATTACCAAATGCGATTTAGTCGATGATGAAATTGAGGGTTGGATAAGAAAAGAATTGCCTAAATCTTTGGATGTGATATTTATTTCTTCTCTCACAATGCGAAATATTGAAAAGCTAAAAGAAAAGCTTTGGAAGGTGATAGCGGGGTAA